One genomic segment of [Phormidium] sp. ETS-05 includes these proteins:
- a CDS encoding XisI protein — MDTISLYQQWVKTFLKEYENFGNAESRIELIFDDERMRYMAVWVGWRQRKRIHQCAIHIDIVGDSIVIQCNDTEASIIPRLVEMGVSPDKISLGFIHPHNQQYLENMTNPVADVVSVGNS, encoded by the coding sequence ATGGATACCATAAGTTTATACCAGCAGTGGGTGAAAACATTTCTCAAGGAATATGAGAATTTTGGTAATGCCGAGTCTCGCATTGAGCTAATTTTTGATGATGAGCGGATGCGCTATATGGCTGTGTGGGTGGGATGGAGGCAACGCAAGCGAATCCATCAATGTGCTATCCATATTGATATTGTGGGGGATAGCATTGTGATTCAATGTAACGATACGGAGGCATCAATTATTCCCCGTTTGGTAGAAATGGGGGTTTCTCCAGATAAAATTAGTTTGGGTTTTATCCACCCCCATAATCAGCAATATCTGGAAAACATGACTAATCCTGTGGCTGATGTGGTTTCTGTGGGCAATTCCTGA
- a CDS encoding DUF1822 family protein — protein sequence MNTEQFGLLIPIPAHIRQHIQTVGVRGLAVWVVSRYLDRYNYTSDFQQSSAWNPVLRVLTELADLEIKEDNKSLGIVECIPIAADADSLEIPEQAVMDDRIAYIAVELNAEQTWGTIIGFTPALKVKSPKLSIARKNLLPVEGLLDLLEMAEPLTDESLLLELKTYWETHATWSDEQRLTIIAQLERALLLQSKQPRQIESAAQEIEALISQSTPAGQREMAVKSREDAESQERAELRSILGRLFESLRKELE from the coding sequence ATGAACACGGAACAATTTGGTTTACTAATTCCCATTCCTGCTCATATCCGCCAGCATATTCAGACGGTGGGTGTGCGGGGGCTAGCGGTTTGGGTGGTTTCCCGTTATCTTGACCGTTATAATTATACCTCAGATTTCCAGCAAAGTAGCGCTTGGAATCCAGTTTTACGGGTTCTCACCGAATTAGCCGATTTGGAAATAAAAGAGGACAACAAATCTCTGGGAATAGTCGAATGTATCCCCATTGCTGCTGATGCAGATAGTCTGGAAATTCCCGAACAAGCGGTGATGGACGATCGGATTGCCTATATTGCGGTAGAATTGAATGCAGAACAGACTTGGGGAACCATAATTGGTTTTACTCCAGCCCTCAAAGTCAAATCCCCGAAACTCAGCATCGCTCGAAAAAATCTGCTTCCTGTCGAGGGACTATTAGATTTACTGGAAATGGCAGAGCCGCTAACTGATGAGTCTCTGCTTTTGGAGTTAAAAACATATTGGGAAACTCACGCAACTTGGTCTGACGAACAACGCTTGACAATTATCGCACAACTTGAACGAGCCTTGTTATTACAAAGCAAACAGCCTCGGCAAATTGAGTCCGCCGCCCAAGAAATCGAGGCGTTGATTTCCCAGTCAACACCAGCAGGCCAGCGAGAAATGGCGGTAAAGAGTCGGGAAGATGCGGAAAGTCAGGAGCGAGCCGAGTTGCGGTCCATTTTGGGGCGGTTGTTCGAGTCTCTCCGAAAGGAATTAGAATAA
- a CDS encoding histidine phosphatase family protein — MTTRAIIVRHGQSTYNIEQRIQGRLDKSVLTDLGRATARQVAVALAGITLDAVYCSPLQRAKETAELIVADFHTAGQPTPTPQVSENLREIDLPLWEGMLREEVKQKYAEEYRLWKQRPHELCMTVAGENGAREHFPVLALYEQARQFWRETLGRHRGQTILIVAHNGINRCLLSAAVGISPSCYHSIQQTNCGISVLNFPDSGDGELPPPAAVQMESMNLTGHVGQNLPKPRPGHDGPRLLLVRHGETDWNRNQQFQGQIDVPLNDHGRKQAAQAAEFLKDVQIDWAVTSPLARPKETGEIILQHHPHIQLQLDDRMKEISHGLWEGKFEREIEQDFPGMLQQWKQTPETVQMPEGENLQQVWERSIEAWRSIVAAAAPGTTGLVVGHDAINKAILCHLFDLPPEHFWNFKQGNGSVTAIDYPKGADGPPVLQSLNITTHLGGVLDKTAAGAL, encoded by the coding sequence CTGACTACCCGCGCCATCATCGTCCGTCACGGCCAAAGCACCTATAATATAGAGCAGCGTATCCAAGGCCGCCTGGATAAATCCGTACTCACCGACCTCGGACGCGCCACCGCCCGTCAAGTGGCCGTTGCCTTAGCTGGCATTACCCTGGATGCAGTTTATTGCAGTCCCCTGCAACGGGCAAAGGAAACTGCAGAATTGATTGTGGCTGATTTCCATACCGCTGGACAGCCAACACCAACCCCGCAAGTTTCAGAAAACCTCAGAGAAATTGACCTCCCCCTGTGGGAAGGGATGCTGCGGGAGGAGGTGAAGCAGAAATATGCGGAAGAATACCGCCTCTGGAAACAACGCCCCCATGAGTTGTGTATGACAGTGGCGGGGGAAAATGGCGCCAGAGAGCATTTCCCAGTTTTGGCATTGTACGAGCAAGCGCGGCAGTTTTGGCGCGAGACTCTGGGGCGTCACCGGGGACAAACTATCTTAATTGTGGCGCACAATGGGATTAACCGCTGTTTGCTCAGTGCGGCGGTGGGCATTTCTCCCAGTTGCTATCATTCTATCCAGCAGACTAATTGTGGGATTAGTGTGCTGAATTTTCCTGACAGCGGTGATGGGGAACTGCCCCCACCGGCGGCGGTGCAGATGGAGTCGATGAACCTGACGGGACATGTGGGGCAAAATCTGCCTAAACCCCGCCCGGGACATGATGGACCGCGCTTGCTGCTGGTGCGTCACGGGGAAACGGACTGGAACCGCAATCAGCAGTTTCAAGGCCAAATTGATGTGCCTTTGAATGATCATGGCAGGAAACAAGCTGCACAAGCGGCTGAATTCCTCAAAGATGTGCAAATTGATTGGGCTGTCACCAGTCCTTTGGCGCGTCCGAAGGAAACGGGGGAAATCATTTTGCAACACCATCCCCATATCCAGTTGCAGCTAGACGATCGGATGAAGGAAATCAGCCACGGCTTGTGGGAAGGGAAGTTTGAACGGGAAATCGAGCAAGACTTTCCGGGGATGCTGCAACAGTGGAAACAAACGCCGGAAACGGTGCAAATGCCCGAGGGCGAGAATTTGCAACAGGTGTGGGAGCGCAGTATTGAGGCTTGGCGTTCGATCGTGGCAGCGGCGGCCCCAGGAACTACCGGTTTAGTGGTGGGTCACGATGCGATTAATAAAGCGATTCTCTGCCATTTGTTTGATTTGCCGCCAGAGCATTTCTGGAATTTCAAGCAGGGTAATGGTAGCGTGACAGCGATCGATTATCCTAAAGGGGCGGATGGCCCGCCGGTATTGCAGTCTTTGAATATCACCACTCATTTGGGTGGAGTTTTGGATAAGACTGCGGCTGGGGCGCTGTAG
- a CDS encoding dihydroorotase, with protein sequence MTSVLLQQVRVLDPVSGVDQITDVMLADGKIKAIEPEIPMPEGGETELVDGRGLILGPGLVDLYSHSGEPGFEDRESLASLAAAATAGGFTRLAILPDTMPPLDNPGGLALVQEIVAKLPSPVPQVYMWGALTLGVKGEQMAELAELAKAGIVGFADGQPLEHLGLLRRMLEYLQPLGLPVAIWPRSRYLAGNGVVREGPDSIRLGLPGEPAIAETAAIASSLEIVAAIGTPVHIMRVSTARSVELIQEAKDRGLPVTASTTWMHLLLNTEHIGGTRSPMIPYDTSFRLAPPLGNPADQWALIRGIRDGYIEAVAIDHTPYTYEEKQVSFVESPPGAIGLEIALPLLWQNLVVTGKLAPLHLWRLLSTQPALCLKQTPPAMFPGHPAELTLFDPNQTWTADETTLKSHSTNTPWFRQQLIGRVVRTFHR encoded by the coding sequence ATGACAAGTGTGCTGCTGCAACAGGTAAGGGTGCTAGACCCGGTTTCTGGTGTTGACCAGATTACCGATGTGATGCTCGCTGATGGCAAGATTAAGGCGATCGAGCCGGAAATCCCCATGCCAGAAGGCGGAGAAACGGAGTTAGTGGATGGTCGCGGGCTGATTTTGGGGCCGGGACTGGTGGACTTATACAGCCACAGCGGCGAACCGGGGTTTGAGGACCGGGAGTCTCTGGCATCCTTAGCGGCGGCGGCGACAGCGGGGGGATTTACTCGGTTGGCGATTTTGCCCGACACCATGCCACCCCTAGATAACCCCGGGGGGTTGGCCCTAGTGCAGGAAATTGTCGCCAAGCTGCCTTCTCCTGTACCCCAAGTTTATATGTGGGGGGCTCTGACCCTAGGGGTGAAGGGAGAGCAAATGGCAGAACTGGCGGAACTGGCGAAAGCGGGAATTGTTGGTTTTGCGGACGGGCAACCCCTGGAGCATCTGGGGTTACTGCGGCGAATGCTGGAATATCTGCAGCCTCTGGGCCTACCGGTGGCAATTTGGCCGCGTTCTCGCTATTTGGCGGGGAATGGGGTAGTGCGAGAGGGTCCTGATTCGATTCGCTTGGGTTTGCCGGGGGAACCAGCGATCGCCGAAACTGCCGCGATCGCCTCTAGCCTGGAAATTGTCGCCGCCATTGGCACCCCCGTCCATATTATGCGCGTTTCCACCGCCCGCAGTGTGGAACTGATACAAGAAGCTAAAGACCGGGGTTTACCAGTCACCGCCAGTACCACTTGGATGCACTTGCTGTTAAACACCGAACATATCGGCGGGACGCGATCGCCGATGATTCCTTACGATACCAGTTTCCGCCTCGCACCGCCTTTAGGCAATCCCGCCGACCAATGGGCTTTGATTCGCGGTATCCGAGATGGTTATATTGAAGCTGTGGCGATCGACCATACCCCCTACACCTATGAAGAGAAGCAAGTCTCCTTCGTGGAATCTCCCCCAGGGGCGATCGGACTAGAAATCGCCCTCCCCCTCCTCTGGCAAAACCTGGTAGTCACCGGAAAGCTCGCCCCCCTACATCTATGGCGATTACTCAGTACCCAACCCGCCTTATGCTTAAAGCAAACCCCCCCCGCCATGTTCCCCGGACACCCCGCCGAGCTAACCCTATTTGATCCCAATCAAACCTGGACCGCCGACGAAACCACCCTCAAAAGTCATTCCACCAATACCCCCTGGTTCCGCCAGCAGCTCATCGGTCGCGTGGTCAGGACCTTTCATCGGTAA
- a CDS encoding Uma2 family endonuclease codes for MQVQAEKRYYTPAEYLALEEAADYKNEYRAGEIVPRTGSGVNHNRILLNLSSHLNFAWRGTDYEPFSSDVRLWIPRHRILPILI; via the coding sequence ATGCAGGTTCAAGCCGAAAAACGATACTACACACCAGCAGAATATCTCGCTCTAGAAGAAGCCGCAGACTATAAAAATGAATACCGAGCCGGAGAAATCGTACCTCGGACTGGTAGCGGCGTCAATCACAACCGAATTCTGCTTAACTTGTCTTCTCACCTAAATTTTGCTTGGCGAGGAACCGATTACGAACCATTCAGCAGTGATGTGCGTTTGTGGATACCACGGCATCGGATTTTACCTATCCTGATATGA
- a CDS encoding Uma2 family endonuclease: MMIIQGKPAYYGNRKDTITNPLVMIEFLSKSTPEYDPTNKFKSYRTIPGFREYILIDQYETYIEHFIKTEQNQWILIGEHETADAVLQLAAGEVSITLSDIYQRVTFE, translated from the coding sequence ATGATGATAATTCAGGGAAAACCGGCTTATTATGGGAATCGTAAAGACACCATCACTAATCCCTTAGTGATGATTGAATTTTTATCTAAATCCACCCCAGAATATGACCCAACTAATAAATTTAAATCTTATCGAACTATTCCTGGATTCCGGGAATATATCCTCATCGACCAATACGAAACATATATAGAGCATTTTATCAAAACCGAACAAAATCAATGGATTTTGATAGGCGAACATGAAACAGCCGATGCAGTTTTGCAATTGGCTGCAGGAGAAGTTTCCATCACATTAAGCGATATTTACCAAAGAGTTACTTTTGAATAA
- a CDS encoding endonuclease/exonuclease/phosphatase family protein, translated as MQKINPFRLGQQIAQIAVLTYSALIIAYLLLRGIFWDKFWLVGLISSFIPWIFLPIFLIPIVAFGIIQKKWLNIASCIACFLLISWMHIQYFSPSPPPTTVSPVTLKVLSLNNSWHKTPSDNLVNLILTQQPDIVCLQEVTKKHHKEAFPQLKPFYHIEAGPGVVVLSKYPILSGEDIKLGDESHRESQQRVIIQLNPQQQVVVYNVATSSPWVKFYKYGGLKFPVYEYGDRSVEIADLVQRLQKEQEPVVLAGDLNMTDQSQDYHQLRAVMRDTFAESGWGFGFTWPDGWDFNFLLPNSNIILKTPLVRVDYIWHSHHWVSAKTEVLPTTGSDHLPLVTQLHFLSR; from the coding sequence ATGCAGAAAATTAACCCATTCCGGCTAGGGCAACAAATAGCGCAAATTGCTGTTTTAACCTACAGCGCCTTGATTATAGCATATCTCTTGCTCCGAGGCATATTTTGGGATAAATTTTGGCTAGTGGGATTAATTAGCAGCTTTATCCCTTGGATATTCTTGCCCATATTCCTCATTCCCATAGTCGCCTTTGGCATCATCCAGAAAAAATGGCTCAATATCGCCTCATGTATCGCCTGCTTTTTGCTAATAAGCTGGATGCACATCCAATACTTTTCCCCCTCACCGCCACCCACCACAGTTTCTCCCGTCACCCTCAAAGTTTTATCCTTAAACAACAGTTGGCACAAAACCCCATCAGATAACTTGGTAAACCTGATTCTCACTCAGCAACCAGACATCGTTTGTCTGCAAGAAGTCACCAAGAAACATCATAAAGAAGCATTTCCCCAGCTAAAACCATTCTACCACATCGAAGCCGGTCCGGGAGTGGTGGTTTTGAGCAAATATCCGATTTTGTCTGGTGAAGACATCAAACTGGGGGATGAGAGTCACCGCGAATCACAGCAAAGAGTTATAATTCAGCTAAACCCCCAGCAGCAAGTAGTAGTTTACAACGTTGCTACCTCCTCTCCTTGGGTCAAGTTTTACAAATATGGGGGTTTAAAATTTCCGGTTTATGAATATGGCGATCGCTCTGTAGAAATTGCCGATTTAGTGCAGCGACTGCAAAAAGAACAAGAACCGGTTGTCCTCGCCGGAGACTTGAACATGACCGACCAAAGCCAAGATTACCATCAACTGCGAGCCGTGATGCGAGATACTTTTGCCGAATCAGGATGGGGGTTTGGCTTCACCTGGCCCGATGGTTGGGATTTTAATTTTCTCCTGCCCAATTCTAATATTATCCTAAAAACTCCCCTAGTGCGGGTGGACTATATCTGGCATTCTCATCACTGGGTTTCTGCGAAAACAGAAGTTTTGCCCACCACAGGTTCCGACCATTTACCATTGGTGACACAACTGCATTTTTTGAGCAGATAA
- a CDS encoding type II toxin-antitoxin system VapC family toxin, which translates to MRAVIADTGPLYAAFDVSDQYHNRAQVELQQLERERLQVIIPYPVVWEAYSLIMQRLGPVLALQFLDSLQLGAQFFNPTLDDYQAAIELVGLYPDQRITLFDALTGVISQRLRYPVWTYDYHFDVMGIPVWR; encoded by the coding sequence GTGAGAGCGGTAATTGCGGATACGGGGCCACTTTACGCAGCCTTTGATGTGAGCGACCAGTATCACAATCGCGCTCAAGTGGAACTACAACAGTTGGAACGGGAAAGACTCCAGGTCATTATTCCTTATCCTGTGGTTTGGGAAGCATACAGCCTGATAATGCAGCGGTTGGGACCGGTTTTAGCTCTCCAATTTCTTGACAGTTTGCAACTGGGCGCACAATTTTTTAATCCCACCTTGGATGATTATCAAGCAGCTATTGAGCTAGTTGGCCTTTATCCCGACCAACGCATTACCCTGTTTGACGCATTGACGGGAGTGATATCGCAACGGTTGCGATATCCTGTCTGGACTTATGACTATCATTTTGACGTGATGGGAATCCCGGTCTGGCGATAG
- a CDS encoding NAD(P)/FAD-dependent oxidoreductase, producing MSEQPKRICILGGGFGGLYTALRLSQFPWEPATKPEIILADKHDRFLFSPLLYELITGELETWEISPPFAELLANTGIKFRQSSAKAIDLASKRLELQDGSEMIFDRLVLAVGGETPLDIVPGCQEYAIPFRTIGDAYRLQEKLQFLETSEKDKIRVAIVGGGYSGVELACKIADRLQNRGRIRIIEQGNTILGTSAEFNRETARKALTERGIWIDLETTVAQIDADTISLIYKEQTDIIPVDLVLWTVGNRVSPLIRQLPLKQNQRGQLLVTPTLQTPDYPDIFALGDLADCTDAGGQKIPATAQAAMQQADYVAWNIWASLTHRPLLSFRYLSLGEMMTLGTENATLSGLGLTMDGSLAAVIRRLVYLYRLPTLDHQLKVGFNWITRPIRDMLVPRL from the coding sequence ATGAGCGAACAACCGAAACGGATCTGCATTTTGGGTGGAGGCTTTGGCGGTCTCTACACGGCTTTGCGGTTGAGTCAGTTTCCCTGGGAACCGGCGACAAAACCGGAAATTATCCTCGCGGACAAGCACGATCGCTTTTTATTCTCCCCCCTCCTGTATGAATTAATCACTGGGGAGTTGGAAACTTGGGAAATATCCCCCCCGTTTGCGGAACTGTTGGCTAATACTGGCATCAAGTTCCGTCAAAGCTCCGCCAAGGCGATCGACTTAGCCTCGAAGCGGCTGGAGCTGCAAGATGGCAGCGAGATGATATTCGATCGCCTGGTGTTGGCGGTTGGCGGCGAAACCCCTCTGGATATTGTCCCCGGTTGTCAGGAATATGCGATCCCGTTCCGCACGATCGGCGACGCCTATCGCCTCCAAGAAAAACTACAGTTTTTAGAAACCTCCGAGAAAGATAAAATTAGAGTCGCGATAGTGGGTGGCGGATACAGCGGTGTAGAACTAGCCTGTAAAATCGCCGATCGGCTCCAAAACCGGGGACGCATCCGCATCATAGAACAAGGAAACACTATCCTCGGCACATCGGCAGAATTCAACCGAGAAACCGCCAGAAAAGCTCTCACAGAAAGAGGGATTTGGATTGACCTAGAAACCACTGTTGCCCAAATTGATGCTGACACCATCTCCCTAATTTACAAAGAACAAACCGACATCATCCCCGTGGACTTGGTACTCTGGACTGTGGGCAACCGCGTTTCTCCCCTGATCCGTCAGCTTCCCCTCAAGCAAAACCAGCGGGGACAACTGCTCGTCACCCCCACCCTGCAAACACCCGACTATCCCGATATTTTTGCATTAGGCGATTTAGCAGACTGTACCGATGCAGGCGGACAAAAAATCCCCGCCACAGCCCAAGCCGCCATGCAGCAAGCAGATTATGTGGCTTGGAATATTTGGGCGTCCCTCACTCACCGTCCCCTGTTGAGTTTCCGCTATCTCAGTTTAGGGGAAATGATGACATTGGGCACAGAAAATGCCACTCTTTCCGGTTTAGGATTGACAATGGACGGTTCCCTGGCGGCGGTGATTCGTCGTCTTGTGTATTTATACCGTCTCCCCACCTTAGACCACCAATTAAAAGTCGGTTTTAATTGGATTACTCGTCCCATCCGAGATATGTTAGTACCTCGTTTGTAG
- a CDS encoding response regulator transcription factor has protein sequence MKKIFLVDDDFNLRNSIKEYLETVGYAVVEAESGQEGLEVFEEESPGLVISDVSMPDLNGLEFCRCLRSKRAGQLVPFIFLSGLRELDTRVKGHQMGADDYLFKPLAMKELLLKIEALLNRYEMIHEEVSRLLQFVILGNEAEAKSHSHVDSPHHYQPQTLTPAEERVFWEVVKGLSNKEIADSLFMSENTVSSHISKILRKLNLKNRYGMISLALDRGWQHG, from the coding sequence ATGAAGAAAATTTTCCTGGTAGATGATGACTTTAATTTGCGTAACTCTATCAAAGAATACCTGGAAACCGTTGGCTATGCAGTAGTTGAGGCTGAATCTGGCCAAGAAGGCTTGGAAGTATTTGAGGAAGAATCACCCGGCTTGGTGATTTCTGATGTGTCAATGCCGGATTTGAATGGTTTAGAGTTTTGCCGCTGCTTACGTTCCAAAAGGGCTGGGCAATTAGTTCCTTTTATCTTTCTTTCCGGGTTGCGGGAGTTGGACACTCGGGTTAAAGGGCACCAAATGGGAGCTGATGATTATCTGTTTAAACCTTTGGCGATGAAAGAGCTGTTGTTGAAAATTGAAGCTCTGTTAAACCGCTATGAAATGATTCACGAAGAAGTTTCTCGGTTGCTTCAGTTTGTCATCTTGGGCAATGAAGCTGAGGCAAAAAGTCATAGCCATGTAGATTCCCCCCATCACTATCAGCCCCAAACCCTGACTCCGGCTGAAGAAAGGGTGTTTTGGGAGGTGGTGAAAGGTCTGAGCAATAAGGAAATCGCTGATAGCTTGTTTATGAGCGAGAATACGGTCAGCTCCCACATTAGTAAGATTTTGCGCAAGTTAAATTTAAAAAATCGCTACGGCATGATCAGCTTGGCTTTGGACAGGGGATGGCAACATGGTTGA
- a CDS encoding CBS domain-containing protein, which yields MAAKNEPIKLPSPEEAIDRLPLTVSPDIPLAKAIALMSQRGLGVERELTTINHSYLIVLQAGRIAGIFTRGDAVRLTAAGTNLEGVTVAEVMTKEVITLAESEYQDIFAALSLFQQYRIRHLPIVDQVGQLVGIVTHDRICQILDPSSWLKWRRVAEVMVTEVITAPPGCVRTGSRAVNGSSSSRFGSDL from the coding sequence ATGGCTGCAAAGAATGAACCAATCAAATTACCTTCTCCAGAGGAGGCGATCGACCGCCTCCCCCTGACCGTATCCCCTGACATCCCCCTAGCAAAAGCGATCGCGCTGATGAGTCAACGGGGATTAGGGGTGGAGCGAGAGCTGACCACCATCAACCATAGTTATCTCATTGTCCTACAGGCAGGGCGGATAGCTGGCATCTTCACCCGGGGGGATGCCGTGCGGCTCACTGCGGCTGGGACAAATCTTGAAGGTGTCACCGTGGCTGAAGTAATGACCAAAGAAGTGATAACTCTGGCGGAGTCGGAGTATCAGGATATCTTTGCGGCATTATCGCTGTTCCAGCAATATCGGATTCGGCACCTGCCAATTGTGGACCAGGTGGGGCAATTAGTTGGCATTGTCACCCACGATCGGATTTGCCAAATTTTGGATCCATCTAGCTGGCTAAAGTGGCGGCGAGTGGCGGAAGTGATGGTGACAGAAGTAATCACCGCCCCCCCCGGATGCGTCAGGACAGGAAGTCGTGCAGTTAATGGCAGCTCATCGAGTCGGTTCGGTAGTGATTTGTGA